One part of the Rutidosis leptorrhynchoides isolate AG116_Rl617_1_P2 chromosome 1, CSIRO_AGI_Rlap_v1, whole genome shotgun sequence genome encodes these proteins:
- the LOC139850222 gene encoding stigma-specific STIG1-like protein 1 — MSNIIKVVFMAVVTIALTITLISISSIDDNQEKTSLTNSPLVKPFPKRVSRFLAENNNPRVADHCKKDDEICYILEGKNSTCCNNKCMDLTEDKHNCGACKNKCKFTSSCCRGECVNLAYDKRNCGSCGNKCMPGGYCIYGLCNYA; from the coding sequence ATGTCAAATATTATCAAAGTAGTCTTCATGGCAGTTGTTACAATAGCATTAACCATCACCCTGATTTCAATCTCCTCGATTGATGACAATCAAGAGAAGACGTCGCTCACCAATTCACCACTCGTGAAACCCTTTCCAAAAAGGGTGAGTCGTTTTCTAGCCGAAAACAACAACCCAAGAGTCGCAGACCATTGCAAGAAAGACGATGAAATTTGTTACATCTTAGAAGGTAAAAACTCGACATGTTGCAACAACAAATGCATGGATTTGACTGAAGATAAGCATAATTGTGGAGCATGTAAGAATAAGTGCAAGTTTACGAGCTCGTGTTGCAGAGGGGAGTGTGTGAATTTGGCTTACGACAAGAGAAATTGTGGGTCGTGTGGTAACAAGTGTATGCCCGGTGGTTATTGCATCTACGGTCTTTGCAATTATGCTTGA